Genomic window (Lampris incognitus isolate fLamInc1 chromosome 3, fLamInc1.hap2, whole genome shotgun sequence):
CCAGTAAGTTTCTCCTCCTGCTGTTTGCCCATCCTGTTGATGGTAAAGCTGGTGGTGGCAGCCAAACGACCCCCCAGAACTTCCTCATGGGACTGGGCTCTTCTGTTAGCTAATCCTGGGGCTTGTCTGTCTGTTAAGGAACATGTAAAAATCAAATATTATATAGAATATAAAAAATATATTATGTATTTTTATACCATGGTCACAGACAGTActtgtttctgattggctggagtgTGTGCATTAATCATATAATGCAAATATATGGCTCAAAAACGTTTAACAAAAAATGTGcgaatgtttttattttaattctttggTGAAGTATAAACTGGATAATCCATGACAAGGTGTGCATTAAAATCCTTTAATGCACACCTGGTCGTGGATTATCACTTACTTAGCACTGGACCGAACATACCATTACAGCTTTGTTCTGCACAACTCCCTCTCATATATACAGCAACATATGTAATGGAATACACCACGTATGGATATATCACAACCATCACAACAGTCACATGTTAAATGTTGGTGTATGTTAGCTGAGCATCAAATATAagcaattgattttttttttgtctgattaTGACGTGACATACTGGTGGAAGGCAAAGAAGAACAGCCGATTTTGCTGCGGAGCTTCTTCAAGGTGTTGACGGCCACATTGAGGTAGATGTTTTTACTACTACTGCGCTCATATACCATCTTCTCCTCATCCAGGGCCTGTAAAATAATAGTCACAGCAATGTAACTTTTGCAACCCCAAATTATTCTACTACAACACTTACTCCCCCTGATAAATCTGCTAAATGCCCGTAACGTAAATATCAATGTTACACTTGCATGCTACAATCATGAACAGCAAACCAAATTCAAACCTCATCCAAATTATAAcataatttgcatttaaaatcTACTTCATTGTGTTAAGACAAATAAAAAGATGCCTTGTTCCTTGAACAGCTAGCAGAGGTTAGGCAACAGCTGCTGCCAAGTCTTTTTTCCTCCACACATACCATCTTAAAGGCAGCTTCCTCCGAAGGGCAGAATTTGACACATTCATCTATGAAGTTGTTGAGGTAGCGCTGGCGAATGTTGGTGGGCACCTTGGCCCCAAATTCAGTAGGGATGACTGGGCGTTTCATCGAAGTACTCTGTCAGGGGAAACAGACCGCGAGAGAGCGGAagaaaaagacaaagagagaaTCTTTACTGTGCGGCATCAACGGCATTCAGCAAACTGTTTTTTGCAGCTTTTTTCCCATAAAGACGTTACAAGAAAGACAACGACAAAACCAATAACCCTCGGTTTGGAATAATGAGTGAACCTCTGCTGGTTATTACCTGTGCTATTTATCTGCATACCTTTATCATTAAGGGTATGCTGATAAGTGCACAAAAGCCACAAAAGATCATGAAGGGGGAGGTAATAAGAAGGGAAATGAGAATTTCCAGGAGAGAAATGGACAAATCAGACAATGAGAATGAGCCTGAAATCTTAAAAATTTGTAAATGACAACTTGATAAATTTCAAtatcatgttaataataataataataataataataattttacttatatagcacttttctagaacaatgttacaaagtgcttcacaaaaaaaagacaaaaccagacaagaataagagtaagatcaaatgacagtaaaaataaaaacagtaaaatcaaaaataaatatcaAATATTTGTAAAAGCTTCCATAAGAAGAAAAGTTttgagacgagatttaaaagaagctagagacttagttcgtcttagctcaacaggaagagagttccacagtgtgggggctctaacagcaaaagcccgatcaccctttgtaaccaactgagccctgggaataactagcattAACTGATAAAGCCAGAGTTTTGTTTGCATGTCTATGAAAAGGTGGGATGTTACCTACCTTCATGGTAGGAGTGTGGGCAATCCTCTTTTGTATGAGTGTGGTGGAGGTCTTGGACATGATACCAGCTGAGGTCTGGGCCTTGACAGACAGATGGGCTGTGAGAGTTTTGCTGGGGAGTAACACTCGGCTAGCAGTGGGCTTGGCATCTGCGTGGTCAAGTCACACACATATAGTTCTATCTTTAGTCTTATAAAGTAGATTTTAATGTTGTGAAAGATTGATTGAAAACCCACGGAAAAGATGAGCAGCTTAGAATACTGTtagtaggacaacacacacacaaacaggaaatAAAAGGGGAGGAACTTAAAGAGAAAGTTTAATTAGAAATGAAAATGATGTGTCCATAACAATAAAATGTTTAAACTCGTTTGTATGACGCATACAGTAGAATACAGACGCATTAATACCAGACTTGGAAGTGGATGATGCCAGTGGGCTGGGACGGTGTGctattctcttcctctctccagaAAAGCCCGGGCTGGAGCTCGGGGAGGCAGAGGCCGTCTTGACTGCAGCAGCAAGCTGGGCGGCCTGCTGCTGGGCTATCTGCATACGTTGGTAGCAGATCTCCTGGGCTGTGGGTCTCCTGTACGGCCGTACCACCATCTTGCTATTTGCATCAGTCTGTCAAAATGGAGACGTTTATTTAAGAGAGGCTTCTGTGTTTACACAGTCATTTCTACCTCTATGGAGAAAGTATAATCTTGAAAACACAGGGAACTAATCAATTAATTGACTACCTATTTTACAAATGTATGTGACACGTGTAAGGAAAAGTTGTTGAAAGCACCCCAAAACTAGCATGCTGAGTAAATAATATTTTTTGACTATTCAAACTTTAAAGGTTTTCTGcccggtgattttttttttttattattccaaCAGGTGATTGGAACCAACTATCTTGTGATTTTGGGTTATACAAAAAAAACATGATACTGGATAGATATAATTTTGGTGATTTCTGCTATGGCTACATCTTTAAATGATGCTAGAATAGAATTAAGTCAAGCTGGCAAACTCACATTTCCTTTGGCAGCAAAATGGGAGACTCTCTTCTTCTGGCCAGGGTAGAGAGTGGTTAAAGTGTGCTcagtgctttcctcctcctctgaaTCTCTGGAGGGCTTAAAAGCAATATGCATCAATATTAATTCACCTCCTAAAAACTGGCATTTCAAACAATGCCCCTTAATGAGAAGGCAGCTGATCAAACTGGCAAACTGTAATATATTAAGGGGatgaaacaaaatatataaaGTAGCTAAAATAGAGTGCTATATCACAGTGACACGGATTAGATTTTATGACAGATGTCCTGAAAAAAATTGGTAATGTAGCGATACCTGTTTAGCTTGCCTTCCCTTGTCTTCCTTCTTAACATCCCTGGATTCATTGAAGATTCGTAAACACTCTTCCATGGGGTCTGAGTCAAAGTCCACATCCGCCTGGAGAATGGACAGGTCCACGCCACCATCTGCCTCGTCGTGATCTGTCCTACCGTCCCCAACACCCCAGCCCCCTTCGTCTTCGGAAGAGGACTGTGTTAGCACTGAGGTTATCCTCTTATACTGTCTTCGTCTCTGTAAAGCATCAGCCACTTTCCTAACAAGCACCTTCTCGGcttcattatcatcatcaccaaCCTCACCCTCTAGCGCGTCAACCTCCTCTGGGCTCTCATCCCCAAATAGGTCGGCATGGCTCAGACTCGGCGTTCGCCGTTTGTCCTTCACTGTTCCTTTCTCTCCTGATGAGCTGCTGTGCTTCTTCACCCTGTCTTTACTGCTCACAGAACTACCTTTATTATAGCTGCTACTGCCAGTAAAACTGCTTTTCTTTATGTCCTTCTCTCTTCTAATGGTATCAAGTTTACCATTTCTGTGTTGGTCCTTGTGCCGACCATGCTCCTTTTCTTTGTTCAACATCTTGGATTTCTTGCTTTCCCCTTTTCCATTTTGGCCATCTTTCTCTCGTTTATTTGACTCACTTTTTAACTTTTCCACAGTTTTGATTTTCCTgtcacttctcttctcttctccatgCTCCCTCAGCACTTTATCCGCTGATTTTTCCTTGACCTTGCTTTTCCTGTCATCTAATTTTCCCTCACTCTTGCAGTCATTCTTTTCAGAGTCATGGCTTGATTTCTTTGTCAGTTGTTTGTCCTTACTGCTGCTGTTGGTACAACTGCCACCTTTAACACTAGATCCTCTGTCCACTCCCTTCTCAACTTTATGCACCTTCTCAGACTTGCCATTCTTTCCTTGACTGGATCTAGAGGCTACTTTCTTATCTAGGTCTTTTTGCCGACCGAGTTCCCGACTGTCCAGGTCCCTCATCACCTCTGCCTGCTCCCTAGACTCTTCTTTACTCCTGTGTGTCAGAGCACTCAGTGTCCCCTCTTCCCTCTCTTTTTTCCCTGTCCCGACAGCATCATCAGTTGACCTGCTATTGCCTTTTCTCTGTTGGAGGGAACTAAGTGATGTGGGTCTATATTGTGTTCCAGAGCTCTCTTCATCAGAGTCAGAAATAGTGTAATACTTTTGCGTGTCTACAACCTGTTGCCGTGGCTTTTTCACCATTGGTACATATTCCTCATCTGTTGATGATCTCCCCGTTCCAGTTAATTTATGCATTTTGCTGCTCTCCATCTTTGCAGCCTGTGTACTCTGTTCCCTCTTGTGCTTTCCAGTAATTCGGGCTGAGTAGTTGGAGAGGGGGTCATATTCCATATCAGTAGATGGTTTACAATTGTCTAGGCTGTATTTACACTTAGAGGAGTTATTAGAATAAGGGCTGGAAGGAGGGAAGGTGAGATGGGGTGTATGAGTCCTAGGTGCAGGTTTTTTTATAGAAGTGGGGACATATTCCATTGAATTAGCATGGTTCCCCTGGATGTCTGAATCCAGCGTGTACTTGCTGCAGCAAGGAGTGGGATTATATTCTGTCGGTGTCATCTGATAATTCCCAGGATCATAAACCAACTGGGAAGTTGCTGCCACTGGATTCGGTCTTTTAATAACATCCACAGCAGAACTGGTGATGGAGCTAGGGTCATATTCTTCATCCCCAATCTGTGAAAGCTTCCGCTTCTCCCGCTCCACCTCACTACGAACCTCCTCGATGGCACGGTTGACCAGCTCCAGAGCACCAATGATATCACCTGAGGCAGACTGCTCTCCATTCTGCTGCTCCTCAGGTCTTACAACCTCTGGGTTGTATGGATCATAGCCTTGCTCTGCAGAGACACACGACAATGCTTACAAGACACTAATTACATCCCAGCACAAATGAAGTAGACTATACCAATTTTGTAAAAGGATAATGGTAACAAAAAACATAACTAAACTAAAACTAAAGAAGACATCGCAGAAAAAAATTACGTAGACTTGGGTTATAATGGTAAATATTTCCGGTGACCGAGCTAACTGGCAGAACTTTAGTACATATTGTTATGCAAACTGGGCTAAACTATGCGATTAACAACACAATGGCGCAACATTTACACCTCGTATAATGCAGTAAACAGGAAACCACTACACTACGTGATGGCAGTGCCTGCTGacatttctcagaaaacgagACCTGGTTACACAAACTCCGCTCCAAATACGCCATCATTAGCTCAACCGGACGACAGACAAAATCCGGATGAAAACACAAAAGTACCACTTTGCTTGGAGTGACATTTTCTCTCCTTTCGAACATCGCCTGCTGCTTCATAGGACGCACGTCTCTGTTGGCTGTGTCTGAAGTGACAGTATGGTCTGTTGCACCCATTTTTGTCGCCTTTGCCTTCGCAGTATTCGCTGTAAAATGGACAGTCAATCCCTCGGAAGAAACCGGTGGATCTCAGCATGATCTCGAAATGTTTCTCTCATACCCGAGGGCACGCGTTCCACTTAGTTTCGGGTGGTTCTGACAGTAAACTAAGAACTGCAAGGCTTGTACAGGCTGTGGAACAACAACAACGTCTCTACGTCGCCATGTTGGATGGTGGTAGGGAACTGTCGCGAGAAGTCCAACGTGATTACGTCATCGGGGACATGAAAACTCTTGTCGGCTGAACAGGAAGTTATGTCGGGCGCTTCCTCTTACATGAGTTGTGGATGTTTTAATTGTCGATTCATTACTAAATGTGCgtataaaagccccccccccaaagtatCATAGGCAGTCGGATGTTCTTCGCCAACGTATGTAAACCGATTACGAAAATTATGTCACGCTACTGCCCTATCAACATTGCgtcaatacaaataaaatctgattgattgatttgtagGTGGTGTAAAACTAGACCTCCCAGAACAAATAACGTAGACTCGTTTCATGTTTGTATCGCTAAATTTAGTCTTGGTgaaagaaagtcactttattttgtcgtaCAGGTTATaatgggcagctgtggtgcagcgcccggggaccaactccagttctttttcctactgccttgctcagggggaaCGGACAggggcattaaccctaacatgcatgtctttttgatggcgggaagaAACCCCTCGcaaacatagggagaacatgtaaattcCCCACATCAAGAACCGGGAACAGCCTGGGGTTCTCACActtgaggcaactgtgctaaccaccggTCCACCTTGCCGCCCAAAAGTGTATGGTTGCCGTTTTATATATTGTCTCAGCCCTGAAGTCcctgacccccccttttttttttaaacccagtGAATAATTCTGTGCGACCTCATTAGGCTTAATCGTTTAGACCCAGCTCATGGTTCGGTCTTTAATGGGAAAAGTAAGACAGCGTATTTTAATTCTTTATTAATTAGGGAATCCAGAGACGTTTGACGTGGTAATCGAAAACATCAGGCCACCCAAGACAcctggaaggggaaaaaaaagaattcaaaCAAATGTACCATCAAAACGTGCCACTGGTCCCAAAAGTTTGTAGAATCGGTCCCattagatgaccccccccccaacagaacaCCTTCTTCCTTTAACTTGGAACTTCGCTGATTAAGAAAGTTAAGTTCAGATAGTGTGTCTATCCGTATATAACTTTAGATTTCTTTTCTCGAGGTTTAAATTGTCAGCTTACGTACAGAAAGTAATGAGCGCTGTGAGGCAGGCTGGTCTGCCCTACTCTGCAAGAGTGaggcagttgtatgtgtatttttaaTTATGAACTGCATCTTAACCTATTAACGTTTCCTCCTCAGATCGGTTCAATAGCGTCGAAATCACAAAGACTCGGGACAGAGAATTAAGCTTGAGTAGGTCTCAAAAGTAGTAACAGCCCAATACTGCACACCTACCTGCAGCAGCACTTAAAACGCCGAAAGAAGGCGCCCGCCCGTCATGACTTTATATGAGCCTCCGCGCCACAACAGGTGACGCAATTAGAGTACCCCAACGACAAGGGGAAAGGTAGTTTTTGATACCTGGGGAGGGGATATCACTATGTCGCCCTCTGGTGACTGCACTCACACTTGGGTGAGAAGACTCATCTGAGGACTGGTTATCGTTTGACAACGTGCAAGACTTGACTTAAACAAACTCTACAGCCTTTCTATTTGAATTTCCTTTTCCCGTTTGCTTGGATTTGTTGTCTTATTCGCTTTGCTGGACGAAAAATGACAGGATTCAAGTAGAATTACATATTTCACCTTGAACTGTAATGATCTTCATTTTGTTAGGAGTTTCTCTCTTCTTCCTCACTTGCCCTATAACTGAGGGAGGTCAGTAATGTTCGTGTTCTTGCAACATTTAAATTCCTAGTTATTTATGGACATTATATTCTGTATTTGGtctttttcagtgagaaaattaaATACATATTCACAGCAGAGTGAATGCAATTTGTGAATTTCAGTGTCCAATGGGAAATTTTGGTTAATCACATTCAGATTGATAGATTGCGTCTTTACCTTCATCACCGAGTAGGTATGTGGCTAATCTAAAGAAGGTTCAATAAATTCAGGTATATGAAACTGATTTACGTACTACCTCAGTGCGATTAGTTTACTTTAATTGGGCATATGAATGAAAATAAAGACTTGAGACTAATCCTTTTTATTTCATTTCTGTCATTACCACCCACACTAGATTTTAGGTATGAGACGTGGGACACGTTTGCCCTTGGGAATGAAGAGGAAGCAAAGAATCTGCAGAGAAATCTGACGACAGCTGCAAATGACTCACACTCTTGCTCATCATATCTGGTAGAATATGTTTAGTGGCAAGACTGGATTTAGTTGAAAAAGAAAGGCAATGGGTGTTTTAGTTGCTCTGTCAGATACGTGTACAGTATAAGCCCAGGTTTGACAACAATAACCTTTTGTTTTGAGTCCATCCTGTCATCTACCAAAATGCAATGTTGTGATTACGTCGTTTTATTTATAACGTTAGCACGATGTTGCTACAACATAGTTACACGTTAATAATTACATTGCTGCAATGTATCAATGCAACATATATTTCAAGGTCATTTTACATCTTCGCAACATTACCAACATCATGACACATCCAGTACTTCACAATGGGATGTTGCAGCACCATTTCTTAAATGCAACGTATATATAAAGTCGTTTTAAAATAACTTTGCAATGTTACCAACATGACATATACTTCCCAATGGGACATTGCTGCAATGTTTCGGAAAGGTTAGTCATTTTGCAACACCCATGCAACGTTGTCATGTTGATGTATGCAGTGTGGTGCTATGGGACGTTGTTGCAACGTTTCTGAAACTTTTCAATGCCAACATACAAACCAATAGAGAAGCCATACTGGAGTTAGCGGCTCAGTTTTCATCCCTTACCAAAAACTCAGACAAAATGCTCACTGTCAGAGGCACAGTGGAGGAGTAAATATTGTGTGGATGTCATGGTAGTGACAACAGCGGTGCCTCAAAACAGACACGAAAAGGGCAAGTGTAACAGCTGTGTCAAACAGGGTAATGAGAATTGTGTTCACACTGTGGTCAAGCAGGGCACTGGGCACAGGGCTGTTTAATGAAGGTGTAGAGACAGGGAaacttgaagggggggggggtcactggaaGGGGACAGCCTGTGACTTTACCTTCAACCATGTCCTTCTGAGGGCTTGAAACATAGTACCAGTTTAGACACCACTCAAATGAATGTTGAGAAATGCAAACAAAAACAGGAAACCAAACTTGTGGCACCATTGATTGGAGAAAAAGGCATACTCTCATGCCTGATAAATGGGGTATATTACGAGACATTATTGGATACTGGTGCCCAGGTCACTATTGTTGGGAGAAGTTGGCTTGACAAAAATCTACGAAACACTCATTGAACCTATAGCAAAATTACTGGAAACAAACGAGCGTCTTGATTTAACTGCAGCCAAACGGCTGGGCATGCCTTTTGAGGGGTGGATTGAGGCGGTAGTGGAAATTCAGAGTGTCATATATGGGCGGCTGGCCATAGAGGTGCCCACGTTAGCGAGCCAAAGTAACCTCAGCTTTCCCCTTGTAGGTTTcaattgccccttttccactacatggtaccggctcaacttgactAGACTCGCAgtgtgtcattttccattaccgtaacagtatcccctcagtgtagctggtctgcattgattatGGTACccactcctgttttttttttggaacctcgacaaaggtggtaccagagaagtggtaacagttaccaaaatgtcagtactttccagtaatggaaaacgaaaaagtcgagtcaagCCGGTAtcacgtagtggaaaaggggcaagtGTAGTGAGGGAAATTATAAAAGGAGAGGGGGGGAATAGACCTCTAGACTCTAAAGGAAGTTACAGTTAAGAGGAGCATCGTTGGTACTGGGGATGACTCAGTTGGGGCTATGGTCGATGAGCAGGAAGACTGCAGCTGCATGGTGAAGTCTGAGAAAATTGGATTCAGCAGTCTAAGTAGGCAGGTTACAGATGTGAAGTGCTGAGTGTGAGGCTTGCCAAGTGGGGGTATAATGCTGTTCAAGCCATGTGTCATGTCTTACCTTCCTGAAGGCCTTGAACTCTATCCAAGCATTGTAGAGCTTTCACCAGAGGCCTCCAAGGTTATGAAGATAAAAGTTCTGAATTCATCCAAACATTACATCTGGCTTGCCCCGAAGACATTCTTTGGCCACATCGAGTCGATTGTAGCTATGACCCCTGTACCTCTGACAACACCTCCAGGCATAACCCAGACCACACACACCTCAGGGCAAAAGCCAGGCTGCGCTATTGATGATCCAGACAGAGCTTAGTTCCAGTGATGGCGACAATGTCAAAACAGAGACAGGTGAAAAGTGGCACCCACTAGTAGACTTGAGCCATAGCAGGCAGAGACAGTAAGACAAACGTTATTTGAGGAATCAGATGTGTTCGCCAAGGGGGAAGGAGACATAGGGTGTGTGCATGAGGGCTCAATCTGAAAATTAGACTCtgatgatatacctgtggagAAGTCATACAGCTCAATTCCTAAGCCGCTCTACAAAGAAGTGAAAGACCATGTCCGCACCCTACTCGAAAGAGGCTGGAATCAGAAGTCCAAGTCGGCATACTCTTCGCCTATTGTCTGTGTGAGGAAAAAGGACCAAATTTTAAGGCTGTGCAATGATTTCACGGGTCTGAACAAGACGACAATACCAGACAGGCACCCTCTGTCAAGAATTCAAGCTCTTTTGGACAACCTGGGAGGGTTCACATGGTCCTACATTCTCGATCAAGGGTCAGCCAATAACCAAGGCTTTGTGTCAGGAGTCCAGGCACATGACAGCTTTTAGTACACGATGGGGCTTATACAATTGGGTTCGTATCCCATTTGGATTGATGAACGTCGCAGCTGCATTTCAAAGACGCATGGAAGGGACATTTGATGGGATCAGAGATGAGTGCTGCTCACCATATTTAGATGATGTGCTACGCTACTCAAAGACTTTTGAGGATCATGTAGAGGATGTTAGGCAAGTGTTACAAAGGATGTGTCAACATGGTATCAAACAGATGAGCCAAGTGTGAACTCTTCAAACGGGAAGTGAGATACATTGGCCGCATGGTTTCAGAGGAAGGAGTCTGTGTGACCCGAAGGACCTACAGGCAGTGAGGGTGTTAAAAGAGAAGTCACAATGAAGAGAAGTGACAATGATATGGGCAACTGCACGGATCCCCCTCAGTTTGGGTTTGGGATTGAGAGATAGCGAAGGCCGTTATGGGACAGTGTATtcatgttgtctgtgaatgtgtgacttctcctttaggtgtagatagactgctgagtcttgtcctgaggagtttggccttctgtgttgggcaatccgtttgtgtagtggttgtttggattctcctatgtataggtcagtgcaatcctcattgaattgtacagcatacaccagattgcttttccgggtgtgtggtaaacggtctttgggatgaaccagtctttgtcagagtgtgttgctgggtttgaagtataccgggatgcggtgtttgttgaaaattctcctgagtttctcagagaccccagaaacatacgggatgactgttctcttccttctgttccttttctcctcgtcgctcacctggttggtctttttggaacgtgttgcagttttcacaaaggtccaccactaccccagttggacctttgtgcgacgggcacggccaaacatcggtacacaaagagccatggacatctatatctctgacaacgactccaagaggataaattctgagtcccagaaccagccagtcagactagcttcgtctagtcagaaaggcacgaactgaggaagcctcttggatgagaggcgaaacgtcttcacggatatataccaagtccagttgcacttgattcaactcctttggatgtattCATGTTCATCACCCTTGTCCTATTGTACAGTATGATTGCAGATCAATCAGTAAAGCACTGAAggaaagtcttgatgcatgctcaataatccatgtaagaaaatcaaaaaaaggttgaatcagttcatctggatacgtttcatagctcaactaagtgacatcttcagtctaaactgactgcagacatccccacccttataaacaatacagttgcataacaccgaaaccaacgaccagtttcatatgcaaatatgggtaaccattaactacagtttcaatggccatgtgtactattacagAGGATTAAAGGAactttacaatcacagcattctaAAATGACGACAGATgcacaacgactgaaaccaacgaccagtttcatgtgcaaatatgggggtgaccattaactagaggttcaatgaccgtgtgtactattcacagaggatttgggaatgtttgcaatcacagcattgtaagattgtgATGCATGTACCTTAGCCCCCTCTCCCTTCGGTGCAGGGatagtcattccctcttaacacagatggcctcttttgactccccattcaaaccagcgttcctccctatgaaGAATGTGCACATCATCTTGCCTCTGTACTGAGGAGTTCCTTAGGAAGGAATCTGCCTGTGGATCCACTTATGACACCTCCATGGACTGGATCAACATACTAGAGTAGAATATTTTCTGACACCAAGAGTTTTAGAACTACATTCTTTATTGTGATCTGGGAACAATGCACTCATCTTCCTCACTCCCCACATAAAACCTTGTTACCTTAGCTGTGTCATTTGTCATAAGAATAGTACTACATAGTTTTGCcaattgggaatgtttgcaatcacagcattgcaagattgTGATACATGTACCTTAGCCCCCTCTCCCTTCGGTGCAGGGatagtcattccctcttaacacagatggcctcttttgactccccattcaatccAGCGTTCCTCGTTACGAAGAATGTGCACATCATCTTGCCTCTGTACTGAGGAGTTCCCTAGGTAGGAATCTGCCTGTGGATCCACTTATGACACCTCCATGGACTG
Coding sequences:
- the rexo1 gene encoding RNA exonuclease 1 homolog encodes the protein MLRSTGFFRGIDCPFYSEYCEGKGDKNGCNRPYCHFRHSQQRRASYEAAGDVRKERKCHSKQSEQGYDPYNPEVVRPEEQQNGEQSASGDIIGALELVNRAIEEVRSEVEREKRKLSQIGDEEYDPSSITSSAVDVIKRPNPVAATSQLVYDPGNYQMTPTEYNPTPCCSKYTLDSDIQGNHANSMEYVPTSIKKPAPRTHTPHLTFPPSSPYSNNSSKCKYSLDNCKPSTDMEYDPLSNYSARITGKHKREQSTQAAKMESSKMHKLTGTGRSSTDEEYVPMVKKPRQQVVDTQKYYTISDSDEESSGTQYRPTSLSSLQQRKGNSRSTDDAVGTGKKEREEGTLSALTHRSKEESREQAEVMRDLDSRELGRQKDLDKKVASRSSQGKNGKSEKVHKVEKGVDRGSSVKGGSCTNSSSKDKQLTKKSSHDSEKNDCKSEGKLDDRKSKVKEKSADKVLREHGEEKRSDRKIKTVEKLKSESNKREKDGQNGKGESKKSKMLNKEKEHGRHKDQHRNGKLDTIRREKDIKKSSFTGSSSYNKGSSVSSKDRVKKHSSSSGEKGTVKDKRRTPSLSHADLFGDESPEEVDALEGEVGDDDNEAEKVLVRKVADALQRRRQYKRITSVLTQSSSEDEGGWGVGDGRTDHDEADGGVDLSILQADVDFDSDPMEECLRIFNESRDVKKEDKGRQAKQPSRDSEEEESTEHTLTTLYPGQKKRVSHFAAKGNTDANSKMVVRPYRRPTAQEICYQRMQIAQQQAAQLAAAVKTASASPSSSPGFSGERKRIAHRPSPLASSTSKSDAKPTASRVLLPSKTLTAHLSVKAQTSAGIMSKTSTTLIQKRIAHTPTMKSTSMKRPVIPTEFGAKVPTNIRQRYLNNFIDECVKFCPSEEAAFKMALDEEKMVYERSSSKNIYLNVAVNTLKKLRSKIGCSSLPSTSMSHRQAPGLANRRAQSHEEVLGGRLAATTSFTINRMGKQQEEKLTGAALYRKLKAYLLTEEQLQEHGYPRVSPESAGRAVIHNLPEKKSITDSFTKVCCRCGAEYKINVSGDCVRKEECNHHWGRLRRHKAAGGWETSYSCCSGAVGSPGCQVAKQHVQDGRKESIDGYVMTFSKSLPPDGNGGVYALDCEMCYTKLGLELTRVTVINSDLKVIYDTFVKPYSKVVDYNTRFSGVTKEDLESTTITLRDVQAVLLNMFSAESILVGHSLESDLLALKVIHSVVVDTAIVFPHRLGLPYKRALRNLMADHLKRIIQDSVEGHDSSEDASACMELMIWRIKEDAKIKR